One genomic segment of Pedobacter endophyticus includes these proteins:
- a CDS encoding TIGR01777 family oxidoreductase, with amino-acid sequence MPKKILITGASGLVGAELKKRLLSKGYEVNTLSRKKAKDSNSFTWNVATGAIDANCMNGVEAVIHLAGAPIVDKKWTDERKQEIIDSRVKSTELLLKTIRSNPNHQVEAFISSSAVGYYGDCGDEILLEETSNGYGFLAQCCKLWEEAVSQARKLGLRTVKLRTGIVFSTKGGALPQLDKPVRLFAGAALGNGKQWVPWLHIDDMVEMYVYAVENPNMENCYNACAPFPVTNEALTKAIAKHLHRPVWPFNVPKKALELLLGERAEAVLMSSNTSAQKILDAGFKFKFTDLDSALTDLYK; translated from the coding sequence ATGCCGAAAAAGATTCTCATTACTGGAGCCAGCGGACTTGTTGGCGCTGAACTAAAAAAGCGCCTGTTGAGCAAGGGTTACGAAGTGAATACGCTCTCTCGTAAGAAGGCAAAGGACTCAAACAGCTTTACGTGGAATGTTGCTACAGGAGCCATTGATGCCAATTGCATGAATGGCGTTGAAGCCGTGATTCATTTGGCCGGGGCGCCGATAGTTGATAAAAAGTGGACGGACGAGCGTAAACAGGAGATTATTGATAGTCGCGTAAAATCGACTGAATTGCTGCTGAAAACGATCAGGTCAAACCCTAATCATCAGGTCGAAGCCTTTATTTCTTCATCGGCGGTGGGCTATTATGGCGATTGCGGTGATGAGATTTTATTGGAAGAGACTTCAAATGGTTATGGTTTTTTGGCTCAATGCTGCAAACTTTGGGAAGAAGCCGTATCGCAGGCTAGGAAACTCGGTTTAAGAACCGTGAAACTACGCACAGGGATTGTATTCAGCACAAAGGGTGGCGCTTTGCCGCAACTAGATAAGCCTGTTCGCCTGTTTGCTGGTGCGGCACTTGGCAATGGCAAACAGTGGGTGCCTTGGCTGCATATCGACGATATGGTAGAAATGTATGTTTATGCCGTTGAAAACCCCAACATGGAAAATTGTTATAACGCCTGCGCACCATTTCCGGTTACTAATGAAGCGCTAACCAAAGCAATAGCCAAACACTTGCACCGCCCGGTGTGGCCATTCAATGTACCAAAAAAAGCGCTGGAACTGTTGCTCGGAGAACGGGCAGAAGCGGTATTAATGAGCAGCAATACATCTGCGCAGAAGATTTTAGATGCTGGATTTAAATTTAAATTTACAGATTTGGACAGTGCTTTGACTGATTTATATAAATAG
- a CDS encoding DASH family cryptochrome, protein MSKKILVWFRNDLRLHDNEMLIEAIAKSDAILPVYILDPRLFGETKYGTLKTGNIRAQFILESVSGLRYSLKQIGGNLLIAQGNPEEIIPQLVQEYEITEVYHHREVAREETHVSTLVENALWKLRVNLKHFIGHTLYNKEDLPFPIKDIPDAFNQFKKKIERDSIIKPCFLAPDRVNVAEVIDWGSLPTLAQLNLSPQEKDERSDFQFTGGEADGLSHLQKVIVAMQQAASAKNLILASKLSAWLAMGCLSPRKVYWEIKKMEGFPNTKAMFNHILLGLLWRDYYRFMFKKYGNRFFHPNGFGSQGLVDVENEQENFAKWKNGQTGFVVVDAVMTELNQTGFVSNIARQTAALYLINNLEVSWVFGAAYFEEKLIDYNPASNWGNWANVAGVGNDQKSKSVFDLDKNIKSLDPKGNYALTWAS, encoded by the coding sequence ATGTCCAAAAAAATTTTAGTCTGGTTCAGAAATGATCTTCGTTTGCATGATAATGAGATGCTGATAGAGGCTATTGCTAAATCGGATGCGATTTTACCTGTTTACATTTTAGATCCCCGCTTGTTTGGCGAAACAAAATACGGAACGCTGAAAACCGGAAATATCCGGGCACAATTTATTTTAGAGAGCGTATCTGGGCTAAGGTATTCGCTTAAGCAAATAGGAGGGAATTTACTCATTGCTCAGGGAAACCCGGAAGAAATTATTCCACAACTGGTTCAGGAATACGAAATAACGGAGGTTTATCACCATCGTGAGGTGGCCAGAGAAGAAACGCATGTTTCTACATTGGTAGAAAATGCGCTGTGGAAGCTTCGTGTTAATTTAAAGCACTTTATCGGCCACACGTTATATAATAAAGAGGACCTGCCTTTTCCGATAAAGGATATTCCTGATGCCTTTAATCAATTTAAAAAGAAAATTGAACGCGATTCGATCATCAAGCCCTGCTTTTTGGCGCCCGATCGCGTTAACGTTGCCGAAGTAATTGATTGGGGATCGCTCCCAACGCTGGCGCAGTTAAACCTCTCACCGCAAGAAAAAGATGAGCGATCTGATTTTCAGTTTACCGGTGGCGAGGCGGATGGGTTATCGCACTTACAAAAGGTTATTGTAGCCATGCAGCAAGCTGCCAGTGCAAAAAACCTTATTCTAGCCTCAAAGTTATCTGCCTGGCTTGCAATGGGCTGTTTATCACCCCGTAAGGTTTACTGGGAAATAAAAAAAATGGAAGGTTTCCCAAATACCAAGGCCATGTTTAACCACATTTTGCTAGGTCTGCTTTGGAGGGATTATTATCGCTTCATGTTTAAAAAGTACGGCAACCGATTCTTTCATCCAAATGGTTTTGGCAGCCAGGGCTTGGTTGATGTAGAAAACGAGCAAGAGAATTTTGCCAAATGGAAAAATGGCCAAACGGGTTTTGTAGTGGTCGATGCGGTAATGACTGAGTTGAATCAAACTGGTTTCGTTTCTAATATCGCCCGTCAAACCGCTGCCCTCTATTTAATCAATAATTTAGAAGTAAGCTGGGTATTTGGCGCAGCCTATTTTGAAGAAAAGCTGATTGATTATAATCCGGCAAGTAACTGGGGAAACTGGGCCAATGTTGCAGGCGTGGGAAATGATCAGAAATCAAAAAGCGTTTTCGATTTAGATAAAAATATAAAAAGCTTAGATCCGAAAGGAAATTATGCCTTAACCTGGGCTTCGTAA